From the genome of Labedella gwakjiensis:
GTGGATCGTCTTCAACTCGGACGCGTTCACGACGGAGCCCGGGCACGCGCAGCTCGGCCGGATCCGCGTCGATGGAACGGGGCTCGAGCGCCTCGTCGAGAGCGACACCGTCGATTGGTTCCCGCACGTCTCACCCGACGGCCGCTTCGCGTCGTACGTGACGTTCCCGCCCGGCACGATCGGTCACCCGGCCGACGTCCCGGTCGTGGTCACCGTCGTCTCGACCGACGACTGGTCGACGCCCATCCAGACCTATTCGGTCTTCGGCGGTCAGGGCACGCTCAACGTGAACAGCTGGTCGCCGGACTCCGACGCCCTCGCCTTCGTGGAGTACCCGACGCGCGAGTAGGGCGCTGGGCCGTTCTCGGTCAGGGTGTTCGCGACGCCGCCACGCAGTCGTCGAGGAGGTCCAGGGCGCTCGCCGCGTCTGCGACGGTGAACGTGTCGTCCCCGCCGTGCCGCGACGACACGACCCGCGCGAGGAGGTCCCGGTACCGCGGCCATCGTTCGCTCGCGAAGCCCGCCGCCGCCGACTTCGAGAGGATCTCCCCGGTCTCCATCGTCGCCACGAGTCGTGCGGGGCCGAGAGCGATCCACCGGACGGTCCGCGCATCGACGGGGTCGCCGGCCGGGCGGTCGGCGATCGAGAGTCGTGCCTGGCGTCCGAGGTGTTCCCAGTACGTCGAGAGGTTCGCGCGCGAGAACGCTCGGGCTCCATCGTCGGCCTGCGGGAACCGCCACGACGACCACGCCCATTCGCCGACGCCGTCATCGCCCGCGACCGCCTCCCAGCCGCTCTCGATCTCGCGCCACGTGACCCAGCTGATCTGGCCTCCGGTCGCGTCCGGGTCGAGGATGCCCTCGACGACCTGAACGGCGGACCCCAGCCGATCCGGACCCTCCTCGATCTGCTCCCGCGTCACGTAGATCCCGTCGATCGGACCATCGGCGATGGAGCGGGAATGGAGCGCCGCGCACGCCTCGAGCTCGGTCGGCGTCGGCACGCGGGAGACGACGAGGACCAGGTCGACGTCGCTCGTCCCCGGCCACCAGTCGCCCGCGATGGCCGAACCCGTCACGATGAGCCCCTCGAGCAGCCCGGGGGCCGCCTGCCGGTGCTCGCGCACGAAGCCGTCGAGTCGGTCTTCAAGCGCGCTGGGTACGACAGGGGCGGACGTGGGCAGGGCTCAGCCCTCGGACTGTCGCTTGCTGTCGAGGTCGGCCTCGAGGCGGCGGATGCGCGCCTGCTTCTCGTAGTACTCGGCCTCACGATCGAGCGCGGCCAGCTGTTCCTCGGTCGAGAGCTCGCGCTGCATCCTCGCGGGCGGCGCCGCTTCGGTGGGCGCCGTCGAGCGGTCCCAGCGCCGCGGGTCCCCGAAGCTGACACTCTCGCGCGCGTCTCCCCATTCGCGTCCCACCGTGAACCACAGGATGCTCCCGAGGAATGGCAGCAGGATCACGAGGACGATCCAGAAGAGCTTCGGCAGGTGCTTCACCTGGTCGTCGGTGCGGGTGATGATGTCGATGAGGGCGGCCAGGAGCACGAGGAACGTGACGGCCGAGATCAACAGATACATGACGCACAGTGTATTCACAGTGAGGCGCTCGGCGCCCCACCCCGTCCACGGGGGCGCT
Proteins encoded in this window:
- a CDS encoding DUF4111 domain-containing protein, yielding MREHRQAAPGLLEGLIVTGSAIAGDWWPGTSDVDLVLVVSRVPTPTELEACAALHSRSIADGPIDGIYVTREQIEEGPDRLGSAVQVVEGILDPDATGGQISWVTWREIESGWEAVAGDDGVGEWAWSSWRFPQADDGARAFSRANLSTYWEHLGRQARLSIADRPAGDPVDARTVRWIALGPARLVATMETGEILSKSAAAGFASERWPRYRDLLARVVSSRHGGDDTFTVADAASALDLLDDCVAASRTP
- a CDS encoding PLD nuclease N-terminal domain-containing protein; this encodes MYLLISAVTFLVLLAALIDIITRTDDQVKHLPKLFWIVLVILLPFLGSILWFTVGREWGDARESVSFGDPRRWDRSTAPTEAAPPARMQRELSTEEQLAALDREAEYYEKQARIRRLEADLDSKRQSEG